The Acidimicrobiia bacterium sequence GATCGCGGAACGGGTCGGCTGGGAGCGCGGCCTGACTCAGTTGAAGGTGCGGGTCCGCGAGCTGCGGCCGTTGTTCGTGCCGCCGGATCCGGTGCAGCGCACCGAGTACGCGCCGGGCGAGTTGGCGCAGTGGGATCTGTGGTTCCCGCCGGTCGACATCCCGTTCGGGTTCGATCAGCACGGCCGGCCGCCGGTGCTCGTCGGCGTGTCGGGCTATTCGCGCTGGCTCGTCGCTCGCATGATCCCGTCGCGTGAGGCGCACGACATCCTCGGCGGGCATCTCGCCTGTCTCGTCGAGCTCGGCGCGGTCCCGCGCGTTGGTGTGTATGACAACGAGGCTGCGCTCGCGTCGCGTCACGGTGGCCGGGCGAAGCCGACGGAGGCGTTCGACCGGTTCCGTGGTGCGCTCGGCATGGGTGCGGTGTTCTGCAAGCCCGGTGATCCCGAAGCCAAGGGGCTGGTCGAACGCGCGAACCGCTATCTCGAGACGAGCTTCCTGCCCGGTCGCGACTTCGCGGATGTCGATGACTTCAACAGGCAGCTCACGGCATGGTTGGTGAAGGCGAACACGCGCACGCATCGGACGTTGCGGTGCGCGCCAGCGGATCGGATCGTC is a genomic window containing:
- the istA gene encoding IS21 family transposase translates to MISVEGWAEIRRLHRAEGVSIKEIARRLGIARNTVRDALRSQEPPRYERQRREWAVDAYEDRIRDLLRAHPRMPATVIAERVGWERGLTQLKVRVRELRPLFVPPDPVQRTEYAPGELAQWDLWFPPVDIPFGFDQHGRPPVLVGVSGYSRWLVARMIPSREAHDILGGHLACLVELGAVPRVGVYDNEAALASRHGGRAKPTEAFDRFRGALGMGAVFCKPGDPEAKGLVERANRYLETSFLPGRDFADVDDFNRQLTAWLVKANTRTHRTLRCAPADRIVEDREAMMALPPVLPDPSWRFATRIARDHHVRVGTCDYSVHPRAIGRRVEVHVDLQDVTVTLARDEVARHRRSLAKHRTVTDPAHVRAREALRHTSVVVLDDGDQVEIRDLAVYDRVLGVA